TCACGGAAGATCAGATCCTGATACTTGTTCAGCGAGACTTCAGAGATACGGGCAATAATCTCATCCCACTTGGCTTCGTACAGATCCGCTTGCGGCGATCTGGCATGAATAGCCGCTGTAATCAGCGCAGACGTCGCCTGCTCCAGACTGCGGTAAGCAATACCTTTCATCGAATACCGGGAGGAGATAACTTCGCCCTGCTCGGTAATCTTAATCCCGCCGCCAATGGTGGAAGCCGGCTGGGCCAGAATGCTCCGGTTGAGCGGCATACCGCCGCGTCCGAGGGCACCGCCGCGCCCATGGAAGAACTTCAGCTTAATGCCGAACTCATCGGCAGCCGCTGTGATCTGCTTCAGGGCCACACGCAGCTCCCAGTTCGCTGTAACCACGCCGCCGTCTTTATTACTGTCGGAATACCCCAACATGATCTCCTGCAGATCATTCATCGCAGTAACCGCATCGCGGTAGATCGGCATACTGAGCAGCGTACGCATAATCTGCGGCGCATCATGCAGGTCGTCAATCGTCTCGAACAGCGGCACAGCCTGCAGAGTACAGACTACCGTACCGTCGTTATCTTTGCGGAACAAGCCGACTTCCTTAGAGAAGACCATAACCTCCAGAATATCGCTTGCCGCCTCCGCCATACTGATTAGATAGCTTGTAATACACTGCTTGCCGTATTCCTCCTGTGCCTCATAGATCGCACGGTATACCGCCAGGCATTCCTCTGTCCCTTCACTATACGACTGGTAAGGGGAAGTCAGCGGACGCGGATCATTCAGCAGCTTCTCCAGCAGCACAATCTTCTCTTGCTCCGACAGCTTGGAGTAATCCGGTGTAATATTCATCTTGGCCAGAACCTCTGTCATCGCATTCTCATGCTCTTGGCTGTGCTGGCGGACATCCAGCGTAGAAGTGTGGAAGCCGAACAGCTCCACCTGACGAATCAGCTTCTTAATGTAGGTATCTGCTACATAATCGGCGTAGTGATGCCGCAGGCTGCGGTCAATCACGTTCAGGTCGTCGATGAATTGCGCCGGGGATGCGTAGCGCTCTGGTGTTCCTTTTTTCTCATCGTCCAGCACATTCTGGGTCTTCGAGATCATATAGCTAAGCTTAATCCGGTAAGGCTCGTTATCATTACGCCAGGCATCGACCCGGTTGAGATTGATAATATTCCGGTCTGCCTCAATGGATTCCAGCAGCTCCGGCGTCACATTCACAATGCTTGTACTAAAGCTGAGGTACTGCATCAGCTCGCGCATAATACGCTGGTATTCACGAATAGCCAGCTTGCGCTGCAGACGGAGAGTCTGCAAGGTAACGGATGCCTTCACGGACGGGTTACCGTCGCGGTCTCCCCCGATCCATGAACCAAAACGCAGATAGGTCGGCACATGCCAGTTCTGGCCCGGATAATATTTGCTCAGACAGCGCTCAAGCTCCTGATATACATCCGGCAGGACTTCAAAAATCGTCTCATGGAAGTAATACATCCCGTTACGCACTTCATCCAGCACCGTAGGCTTGCGGTCACGCAGTTCATCGGTCTGCCACAAGGTAATTACCTCATTCAGCAGCTTCTCCCGGAGTTGTTCGCGTTCGCGGAAGGTTAGTGTCGGATTATCCAAGCCCATGACGTCGTCGGAGATCCGTTTGTGAATATCGAGGATCGCACGGCGCATAGCTTCAGTAGGGTGAGCGGTCATAACCAGCTCGAGCGACATGCCGCTCATGATCTCAAGAACCTCTTCGTGGGAGAATTCCCGCTCGCGAAGCTCTTGAACCGCGCTCTCAATTGACCCCGGCTGTACAGTCTCCCCGGCAGAACGTTCGTAGTCGCGTTTACGGCGAATCCGGTGGTTCTGCTCGGCGATGTTGACCAGCTGAAAATAAATCGCGAAGGCACGGATCACCTGATGGCGATTCTCCGGGTCCAGTGAGCTGATCAGCTCTTTAAATTCGTTGTGCAGTTCAGGCAAAAACAATGAGCGCAGCGATTTGCTGGTCTCGCGGATCTTCTCCACAATCTCCAGCAGTTCGTTGCCGCCTTGGTGTACCAAGACTTCACCCAGTATGTTCCCCAGGAACCGTACGTCTCGCCGCAGCAGATTGTTGGAGTTGCTTTTGCTAACGGTAGTCGTAAGTTCGGTCATGCTGCTCCCCCCATCCTCTTCCGGATCAATGCTCTTAACATTGTCTATTTGAAAAGCTTTCTTCATATCATACAATAAAACCGCCCGGAAATCTTCAACTTTATTGCGCGGTAAAGCAGTGCAGTGATTTCGATTATACACCAAACCGGCCATTTATGCAGTCTCAAAAAATTATGTATTTCTTCCTGTTATATTCTCTCTTTGATATATGCTGTATGCAGTGATCATGTGAAGTTATATGACGCAAACGACAAAAACAGCCAGCTCCGCAGAGCCGGCCGTTCATCGCAGGTTAACTTTTATTTCATTGTGTGCCCTGAGCGGTTGTTGAATGCCAATTCGAATAATCCGGTAGCCGATAACCCGGCCAATCCTCCTGCCCACAGACGCAAGGTCAACTCCAGCTCTGTAAAAGGATACGCCGCCGCTCCAACCAGCAGCCCGATGGCAAGTCCGATAAAAGGGATGCTGTTACGCGGTAAATGGGTATTATTTTTGATCAGCTGCACCAAGGCAAGAATAAATACGGCCAGTATGGAGGCAAAAGCCAATACATGATCCAGCAGTTCGCGGTTCATCATGAGATTGCTCCTTTCTGCGGTGTGGTAGTGATTTCAACGGTGTTGGCTGCCGGATGGTAAGCAATCTTAGCTCCCAGCGCCTCCGCAATTTTACGTGCAGGAACGTAGGTAACCCCACCCTCCAGCCACCCGTCCGCAATCTTCCTTCCATTAACCTGTATTGCAACTTTCAGCTGAGTCTTCACCGCTTGTCCCTCCTTGGGCTTGATCCGTTCAATCACCGCCTCCACGGCCGCAGCCGCAGGCTTTTTCCCCGTCCGCAGCTCCGTCAGACTTAATCCGAAGCTCATCTGCAGATGCGGGTAATCCTTGAAGCTAGTCCAGTCGCCGCCCCATTCGAACCCAATGGCCTTAGCGTGCTGCACCACCTCCAGCCAATCCGTGGTCCCATTCTGATTCCCGTCCCTGTTCATATCCCAAGAGACGCCCCAACCATTCGGAAGCAGCAGCGCAAAATCCACTGCCAATCCATAATTGTGATAACTGTACCCGCCACGCGCATTCGTCACGATCGCTCCAGGCCGGGTTCGCCCCTGGGCATAGAGCGCATCCTGTTCGGCAATCGTCCGCAGGCCTTGCGTGATCAGGATGGGAATCCCGCCAGCATAACTGCGTTCAATCAGTGTGGTCGCTGCGGCAAGGACGGCGGGATGAAGCCCGGACAGGCGGGCAGCGGATTTATTCAGGACTTGAGCCAGCGTCAGCATGCGATTCCTCCCCTTTCCTGATTTCAGAGAGGACCACGAACAGATCCTGGCGTCTGGTGTACATCAAGAGGGTTAGAATGACTAGCCCTATGGTGGTTCCTGTCTGGGCAATAGCCCAGGCATCCGATTGCAGCGAGCTTCGTATAGCGTCCGGGGCGGGAGCGGAGCTGAATCTGATCCAGAAGGCCACCGCCATTTTAACCGTATACGCCCCTAGGAAAAAGAACGCCGCCAGCATAAACAGACTGACCACGCGCACCCGGAATCTTCGGCGGAAATACAAAAAAAGCGCAGCCATCAGCAGCAGCGCACAGATAAAGGATATAGAATAGGCCAGTAACAACACAATATCAATGCTGCTCATCTTCTGCCCCCCGATCATAGATTAGGAACTCTGCGAACCCGTTGTTCCTGATTTCATCCTGAATATCTTTCGAGACATTCTTGTACCTGCGGATAGAGAGCGATACTTTATGTCCTGCCAGCGCCAGCCTACGCTCTCTGTCCCGGTGCAGGGGCGATAGACGCTTGATCCACGCACTCAGCACGTTATCCCTCCCTGTCTTCTTCATTAGTACTACTGGTGTGGCTGTTTGCGGAATGGTCTATTTTCAATCGCTGCAAGACTTCAAGCGTGGGTGCCATGAAGTCTGACCGTTCTTTGTCGAGGATATTCTGCAACCGGTCCCGGTCCTCCTCGGCACGCTCCAGCAGTTCACGCGGCACCAGATTCCCCTTCACAATCGACCGCAAAAGCACAAGCATAATCATGAGCAGAATCAGAGCGATAATATAAGCCAGTCCATACTTATCTGCAAGCGGCAGCAGCTTCTCCAGATTCGCAACATCGTTGCTGTCCATTGCTTCACTCCCTTCTGTGTGGTTATTAAAGTAGTTATTAAAGTAGTTCTATAAGACGCACTTAAGATTTAAACTTGAAGCTTCATCGTCACTGCGGTGAACATTTGGACTTCCGGCCGCTGTTGTCTCCAGATTTCTTGAATTATACCGCTTGTTGCGGTGGAAATCCGGAGACAAAGCATTCCTGTATCCCCTTAAATTTGGGCTTTGAAATTTAACGAGCACCTCCTTATGATAAATGGTGTCCACGACGACAGCCAATCATCTATAAGGAAGGTGCTCTTACTATGAAGTTTAAACAATCGGCCCAACAAAATCAACGCATTGAACGTATTACCCCTCATCATCTTATTGTGGGGATCGACATCGCCAAATTCACTCATGTCGCTCGTGCCACCGACTACCGAGGCATCGAACGTGGAGCCTATCTTTCCTTTTCCAATGATCAGGAGGGGTTTGAAAAGCTGTTTCAGTGGATGCAGGCGCTCCAGATCCAATTTCACAAAACCGATGTCATTTTCGGTGTGGAGCCCACCGGTCACTACTGGTTCAATCTGGCGCTCTGGCTTCAAGAGAAGCAGCTCGAACTCGTTCTCGTCAACCCTTTTCAGGTGAAACGCAATAAAGAAAACCGGGACAACTCCCCAACGAAAAATGACGTCAAGGATGCCTTAGTGATTGCCGACATGGTCAAGAATGGCTACTACAGCGACCTATACCTGCACACGGGACCGTTTCAGGCGCTTCGGCAACTGGTCAACACCAGAGACTACATTTCCAAACAAGCTTCCAGTATAGTCAACCAAATCTACCGCTGGACTGACATCTACTTCCCTGAGTTCCAGCAGGTCTTTAAAGACATCACTTCGAAGACCGCTCTGGCAACGTTAGCCGAATTTGCTCACCCTTCCGATCTTTGCACCTTGTCGGTTCAAGAGGTCATTGTAGGGTGGAAGAAGCGTTTAAAACGTGCCGGTAGCCACAAAGTCGCCGTCGCTCTCCTCCACGCGGCACAACGAACGGTAGGCAGCCCAGAGTCCGTCGAAGAAGCTAAATTGAGTCTATCGATGCTTTTACAGCAACTACAGTTATTTCACGACCAAATGGAGCTACTGAAGGAGAAGATTCATCACATCCTTCAAACCATTCCCGCGACGAAGAGCTTGCGATCGATTAAAGGGATCCATGACATTACCTTGGCGGCGTTATACAGTGAAGCAGGTGACTTCAGCCGCTTTGCCCACGGCAACCAATTACTTCGTTTAGCTGGTTTACATCTGTCGGAGAACAGCTCAGGCATCTACAAAGGCCAAGTGAAAATTACGAAGCGAGGGCGACCTGGACTGCGAAAAATTCTCTTTATCGCCGTATTTCAGATGGTCTCCGTCAATCCGGAATTTCGGGCACTTCATCAGCATAACAAACGAGTGAAACACATGACTGGCATGAAGTCCATCATGAAGCTGTGCGGGAAGCTCGCACGCATGCTTGTAGCGATGTCCAAGAAGGGTTCCGACTATGATGTGTGCAAGGTAAACTCTGCAGCCTAAGACCGAAAGTATTCACTTGCCAACTGGCTCATTCGCAGGATTCATCATGAAGCATGAGTACCGTTACGACCGCCTAAAGGGCTCAGACCCGTGGACAAAGCACTGACGGACTCCATCTCCTTGATAGGTGTAACGAAGGAATGTAAGGGCATCGACCCGTTGAGACATGGGAGGGTAAACCACAAGGTTAAAGATGGAGCATGCAAATAAAGGGATTTAATGGGAATTGTCTTGTGTCCCCTTATTTGGTTATGCCCGTACCGCCACCTTAACCCCCACCCGCTCTGCTTCGTTACTGCATTTGTATTCATAACGAATGAAATCCTGCGAATTAGCGAGCTAGCGTAAGAAAACTGAATCATAAGGAGGGAGGCGGACGCTACCGCTCCTACAGTTCCAAATTTCCCCTCCGCTTCTTTTGCTTTTTGTTTATTTCTTCAGTGCTTCTCATATAACCCCCGGACGGGTCCGAGGGCAAAATAAAAACGCCGTGAGCGGCGCCTGTGGCAATCTACTCTTCAGTTACAAGGAACGTAAGTCCGTTCTCCACCAGAATCTGCTTGACCGCAGGCTTCAGCGTAGAGGGGACCTCGCTATACTTCGTCTTCCCCAGCGTAACGCGTTGTGCGAAAAATAAGGCCATTGCTCTCACCACCTTTCTATTAATATGCGTAAAGCTTAGGCGACCCCGCCGAACGTTTAAGAATAGACCTGGGTTGCCATTTCAGCAATAATATCCTCGATGAAGTCCGCACGCTCGGACAGCGCATGATTCTGCGCTCTCAGCATCACATTCTTTTGCTGCAGCTGCTCCATCTCCGTCAGCACCGGCGGCTTGTTCGCCTCGGCTTCTTGGTACGCTTCCCACGCCGCCTGCAACTCAGCCTCTGTCGGCTGCGGCACATCCAGCTTCCAGACCGCAATATGCGGCCCCCGTTCCACCAGATCATAATCCTCGCCTTCGACCAGTAGATTGTAGTCAATGCCATGGCGGTAGTGGACGCCCTCTACGGGTTGTTCGGCAATTTCTGGCGGCTTGATCTCGTAGCGGACCCGGCCTTTGGCTTCGGCTCCCAGCCGCAGGACGGGTTCCGGTCCGTTGTCTTGGACGATGAAGTCCTGCAATGAGACTGCTGTTGGGTATAAATGCATGATTGATAGAGCTATATTCATATCTTGACCCTCCTTCTTAAGATACTCTCGTTACCCTGAACCAGTTGTACAAATTACTGCCTGTTGTGGACAAGCCGCTTGAATGACTCTGGTGGAGATAAATACTAACAGGTTGACCAGCCGTTAAATCTGTTGTCACATGTCCTGAAGTCACAGAGACCGACGAACCTGAATTAGTATTACGACCTATACACTGATCTTCGGTGCCGTTTTTAAACATGTGCAAGCTAATGACAACCCCGTCAGGCACTCCTTGAAGTGAGCACAAGATGTCGAACGAATACATCCCTGTGCGACTAGGCGTGAACGTCCCTGTAGCTGGATTCCATTCATTTAAATAGTCAAAGTATTTTCCGTTATATACTAGCTTGGTCATTGTGTTTGAAACCATATTCTGTGCAGCAGTTGAACCACCCGCCGCCCCGGTACGTGACTGAGTATTGTTATCTCCCCATGGGTTGAGTACACCCATCCCTGGAACAAGCATACCTCCATCCTGTGCCACCATATTACCAGCCGGAACTGTACCTGAATACCCAAAGTAGGAGGCGAAACCGGACAGATACGCAGCGCCATTATTCACGCCTGTATTGTTCGATGCATAAGCCACACATTCTGCCAGAATCACTACAGCATTACCACGATTCGATA
This genomic interval from Paenibacillus sp. FSL H8-0332 contains the following:
- a CDS encoding M15 family metallopeptidase; translation: MLTLAQVLNKSAARLSGLHPAVLAAATTLIERSYAGGIPILITQGLRTIAEQDALYAQGRTRPGAIVTNARGGYSYHNYGLAVDFALLLPNGWGVSWDMNRDGNQNGTTDWLEVVQHAKAIGFEWGGDWTSFKDYPHLQMSFGLSLTELRTGKKPAAAAVEAVIERIKPKEGQAVKTQLKVAIQVNGRKIADGWLEGGVTYVPARKIAEALGAKIAYHPAANTVEITTTPQKGAIS
- a CDS encoding holin: MNRELLDHVLAFASILAVFILALVQLIKNNTHLPRNSIPFIGLAIGLLVGAAAYPFTELELTLRLWAGGLAGLSATGLFELAFNNRSGHTMK
- the ppc gene encoding phosphoenolpyruvate carboxylase is translated as MTELTTTVSKSNSNNLLRRDVRFLGNILGEVLVHQGGNELLEIVEKIRETSKSLRSLFLPELHNEFKELISSLDPENRHQVIRAFAIYFQLVNIAEQNHRIRRKRDYERSAGETVQPGSIESAVQELREREFSHEEVLEIMSGMSLELVMTAHPTEAMRRAILDIHKRISDDVMGLDNPTLTFREREQLREKLLNEVITLWQTDELRDRKPTVLDEVRNGMYYFHETIFEVLPDVYQELERCLSKYYPGQNWHVPTYLRFGSWIGGDRDGNPSVKASVTLQTLRLQRKLAIREYQRIMRELMQYLSFSTSIVNVTPELLESIEADRNIINLNRVDAWRNDNEPYRIKLSYMISKTQNVLDDEKKGTPERYASPAQFIDDLNVIDRSLRHHYADYVADTYIKKLIRQVELFGFHTSTLDVRQHSQEHENAMTEVLAKMNITPDYSKLSEQEKIVLLEKLLNDPRPLTSPYQSYSEGTEECLAVYRAIYEAQEEYGKQCITSYLISMAEAASDILEVMVFSKEVGLFRKDNDGTVVCTLQAVPLFETIDDLHDAPQIMRTLLSMPIYRDAVTAMNDLQEIMLGYSDSNKDGGVVTANWELRVALKQITAAADEFGIKLKFFHGRGGALGRGGMPLNRSILAQPASTIGGGIKITEQGEVISSRYSMKGIAYRSLEQATSALITAAIHARSPQADLYEAKWDEIIARISEVSLNKYQDLIFRDPDFLMYFKESTPLPEVGELNIGSRPSKRKNSERFEDLRAIPWVFAWTQSRYLLPAWYAAGTGLQSFYEGKEENMKIMQHMYANFSFFTTLIDTLQMALAKADLVIAKEYAGMGKNEEARVRIFGQIEAEFKLTSELILQITGQQDILDNVPVIQESIRLRNPYVDPLSYLQVQLLAELRALREVEGDDAELLREVLLTINGIAAGLRNTG
- a CDS encoding IS110 family transposase, with translation MKFKQSAQQNQRIERITPHHLIVGIDIAKFTHVARATDYRGIERGAYLSFSNDQEGFEKLFQWMQALQIQFHKTDVIFGVEPTGHYWFNLALWLQEKQLELVLVNPFQVKRNKENRDNSPTKNDVKDALVIADMVKNGYYSDLYLHTGPFQALRQLVNTRDYISKQASSIVNQIYRWTDIYFPEFQQVFKDITSKTALATLAEFAHPSDLCTLSVQEVIVGWKKRLKRAGSHKVAVALLHAAQRTVGSPESVEEAKLSLSMLLQQLQLFHDQMELLKEKIHHILQTIPATKSLRSIKGIHDITLAALYSEAGDFSRFAHGNQLLRLAGLHLSENSSGIYKGQVKITKRGRPGLRKILFIAVFQMVSVNPEFRALHQHNKRVKHMTGMKSIMKLCGKLARMLVAMSKKGSDYDVCKVNSAA
- a CDS encoding XkdW family protein, whose amino-acid sequence is MNIALSIMHLYPTAVSLQDFIVQDNGPEPVLRLGAEAKGRVRYEIKPPEIAEQPVEGVHYRHGIDYNLLVEGEDYDLVERGPHIAVWKLDVPQPTEAELQAAWEAYQEAEANKPPVLTEMEQLQQKNVMLRAQNHALSERADFIEDIIAEMATQVYS